GCTCGAGTCCTCGTCGGTCACGACGCCCCCCGAGGGCGATCCGGTGGAGGTCGGAGGGTTCGACGGCTGGCTGCGCAACAGCGAGGGCGGCACCTGGACGCTGACGTACGACGACGGCGACCACCGTGTCGTCGTACAGGCCTGGAAGTCGCTGGGCCTCACCGCCGACCAGGTGGTCGAGTTCGCCGAGGGCGTCACCGTCACCGCGCAGGCGCAGGCGGGCGTCGGCTGAGTTCCACCAATCGCCGGACAGCTCCGCCTCCCGGTCGTACGGTCCGGGGACTGGGAGGTGGAGATGTCAGGGATGCGGATCGGATGGGCGGCGCTCGTCGCCGCGCTGGCCGTCACGGCGGCGGGCTGCGAGATCGACGACGGCGAACCCACCGCCGGCGACCCGGTCGTCACGCAGACGGTGACGGAGACCGCGACCGCGGAGCCCACGGAGGTCGCCACCAGCGTCGAGCCGGTCGCCGAGGAGCCGACGTACGTCGTCACCCATGTCGTCGACGGCGACACCATCGACCTCGACAGCGGCGACACGGTCCGCCTGGTCGGCATCGACACCCCCGAGCGCGGCGAGTGCGGGTTCGGCCCGGCGCAGTCGGCCATGAAGCGGCTGGTCCTCGGCAAGGAGGTCACCCTCGTCGAGTCCGACGAGGACGCCGACAAGTACGGCCGGTTGCTGCGCTACGTCGAGGTCGGCGACCTCGACGTCGGCCTGCGGATGATCCGCAAGGGCCTCGCGATCGCCCGCTACGACTCCCGCGACGGCTACGGCCGCCACCCGCGCGAGGACCGCTACATCACGGCCGACGAGGCCGCGGCCGACGTCACCTGCCCGAAGCCGGAGCCGAAGCCCGAGGAGCCCCGCGGCTTCGCCGACACCGGCGAGAAGGGTGGCGACTGCGAGCCCGGCTACGACCCGTGCGTCCCGCGCTACCCGCCGGACCTCGACTGCGCGGACGTCGGCCCCGTCACCGTCACCGGGGCCGACCCGCACGGGCTGGACCGGGACGGCGACGGGGTCGCCTGCGGAGGGGACTGAGGTCAGGCAGCGGCGACGAGCTCCGCCTCGTCCTCGCCCACCGCCTCGCTGGTACGACGACCGCGCCAGTCGAGCACCAGCCCGCCGATCGCGACCAGCGCACCCAGCGCCGAGACCGCGGTCGCGAAGGCCAGGCCCGGCTGGAAGCCGTCGAGCGCGGCCGCGGGGGACTCGACGCCCGTCGTACCCGACGTGATGATGGCCGTGGTGACTGCGAGGACGATCGCGGCGCCGACCTGCATCGAGGTCTGCAGCACGCCGGCGGCGAGACCTTGCTCGTCGTCGTCGATCCCGCTCGTGGCCTGGATGTTGATGGCCGGGAAGCCGATCCAGCCGGCGCCGATGAGCAGCAGCGGCGGGAGCAGCACGCCGAGATAGGTCGGCGCGGTGTCGAGTCGCACCAGGAACAGCAGGTAGCCCGCGGCCATGACCGTCATCGTCACCGCGATGATCGGCGCGGTGCCGTAGCGGTCGACGAGCTTGTCGGAGAAGACCGCCGACAGGGTGACCATCAGGCCGATCGGCAGCAGCGCGAGGGCCAGCTCCAGCGGGCTCCAGCCCAGGCCGTCCTGCAGGAACAGGGTGACGATGAACTGCCAGCTGAAGTAGGACCCGCCGACCGCGACGATCGCGATGCTGGCCCGCACCAGCGTGGCCTTGCGCAGGATCCCGAGCCGGATGAGCGGGTGCGCGATCCGGCGCTCGATCGTG
Above is a genomic segment from Nocardioides aromaticivorans containing:
- a CDS encoding thermonuclease family protein — protein: MRIGWAALVAALAVTAAGCEIDDGEPTAGDPVVTQTVTETATAEPTEVATSVEPVAEEPTYVVTHVVDGDTIDLDSGDTVRLVGIDTPERGECGFGPAQSAMKRLVLGKEVTLVESDEDADKYGRLLRYVEVGDLDVGLRMIRKGLAIARYDSRDGYGRHPREDRYITADEAAADVTCPKPEPKPEEPRGFADTGEKGGDCEPGYDPCVPRYPPDLDCADVGPVTVTGADPHGLDRDGDGVACGGD